CAGTGTCCCTGATCCAGCATGAGGAAGTTTTAGTTGACACTGATGTGACTATATAAGCGTTTTGAATGACAACACTAATAGGAACTGCTGGGTTTTACAATCCCCTCTTTTCTGAGCTTTTTGAAGGGGGACATTTTGTTGCAGAATGACAACTTGCTTATTTTATATTAGTTCATCATACAAGGAGACTGTAACCTATAACATATAGTGGCTAAGCACTATTGTATCCCCTTATCTTCTGTATTTGTTACACTTCCTTTTAAAACTCacataagaaaatattttgcacCATCAAGATTTGTGTTTAGCTTTAATACAAAGTAACTAAAATGGGTCACTTTGTCCACATTACaggtgttttttccccattttacccTAAAGTTTCCCGTTtgtgacatcacccttgtttagCTTTAATCCTTCACAAACACACATGCTGAGTGAAAGGAGACATCTTTAATATAGCttttctacatttaaaaacatCCCTTATTCCCACCCTCAAAAAATTACTATTAAAGTGACAGAATGACAGCAACACACAGACAAAGAGAAATATTAGAGGCAATGGATATCAATTGTCCACAATGTGCCTTTCCTTCTGGTGTGCTCCAGTTGTTCCCCATGAAGGCtgtcaggttttatttttttaagggtttCTTCTTTCATCATAAAACATTCcttgtaaaaaaaattatatatatatatatatatatatctccaatGCAATTGTTGTGCCAAACTCTGAGAAGTGCCACCTTGGTTGTCAAGTTTCTGGAGTTTGAACAGTTGTCCCTGGAACAGCTGCATTTCTGTAAGCCCAGGGCAGGTGGCCCAAGCTAGCCACTTGCCACTCATAACCCCAGGCCGAAAGATCTGTCCAATTTTGTTAACAGTCCAAAAGTGTTCATGAGTtaaaatttcctttcctttcagttTTCTATAATGTAAAGTACAAATCCAGTTCAAAATCACTGAGTATCTCCCCAACCTGCTTTCAAGAAATAATTCTCATTGCATAAAAAATATTCacaacaccaccaaaaaaaacctaacaactttccctcccccttccttaaGAAGGCCAGTGATTTCACATCACTGTCCACATAATTTAACTCTTTTTAAGCAGTCTGACCACAGTTCTGGGTGTGGAGTTAGTTTAAATAAAAGTGTCTTTGGCTCTCCTCTTTCAACAGAAGGAATTTTATCCTCCACAATATGTCTTAAGTATTGTATTTGAAATGCCAAGTAGTATGAAGTCCCATTGCCTTCCCCGTGTTCTTGTCCTTGAAATGCCTGGCATAGATGCTGAGCCATGGTGGGCTTGTctgaaggaagagaggaaggggaCTCGGGGGTCTTTGAGTCAGCAGATCAGCTCAGGAGAGATCCACCACAGAAGGAATAACGGCGAGCTGAAAACCAAGATCAGAAGCTGTTACAAACCCACTTGATTTCAGCTCTGAATGTCACCAATTCTACTAGGCAGAGATCTactgggggagagcccaggggaaGAAGAGGTGAAGGACAGGTCTAAaaccagtacagatccttgcTTTTATCCTGAGGCTGCAAACCTGAGAatggagagaaggggaaaaaagggggaaagaagaaaaacaggtaCAAGATGTTTAAGGACAGAGAAAGCCAAACACCACTATTTCCTTGTGAGAGCGGAGAAGGGATCTAAAGTGAGGCTCCCCAGAATGAAAGGCAGTGGTGAGGTAAGAAAAAACGAACAAACTAGGCCAGGGAAAAGTGTGGATTCCTGTTTTGTCTAAAGCTTAGAGGGATCATTCATTGTGGTCAGAATAACCATGTGCCAAATACTGAGAAATGCTTCTCAGAGAGCGTTCCCTATTTTTGTGTGCTCACCCTGCTAGAAACCAAGGCTATATCTGTCTCACCTTTCCAGTGAAAACATAGCTGCAAAAAGCTTCCCCTATGCACCTGATCACACATAAAAGACCAATGTATCAGctttcctgggggaggggaaaccgTTGCACTTTTCCTTGGGAAAAGCAATTGTGCTTCCCCTCACCCAGTGGAGGATAGCAGATGTGGGGGAAGGTGAAGTCTGGAAACACCTCACTGGGGCCTGCAGGCAGCCTTAGCAGGAGTTCCCTTGTCAGCAAGGGAGGGCCTTTAGGCAGCAGCCTTCCCGTTATGCCCAGGCGGTGCAGTCTGGAGCCTGCTCCCAACTCAAACCTCTCCTCAGCCCTGGGGCAatgctgggtttacaatggcaccagtggcaccatggagctgggcccatgctcagaaggagCCCTGGactgctctgcttgcactgtgccctgagaCCCTGCCAGCCCACTGGCTCCCGCCCCCTTGCTCCTCTCGGCCTGCCCGCCCGCCAGCCaagggctcctctccaccctcagccccacccaccggcttctctctgcccccggccagaccccagtgcacctccagctctgggcagtctctgcttcccaccacctgtagGGTCTCgcctgtctccccagagctgagctgcctgggactggtgcagaagcctgacCAGTCTCAGCCAGCTGGGGAGGaacagtgtgtgttggggggggagggggttggctgggcccctccaggtaAGTGGGTCCTGAGAGAGCTCGGCCAGAGCAGGCCGTGGCCTGGCTGATCTCGCCACTCCCGAGGGGCCAGAGCGATTCCCCatcctgggaccagccctggtTGCACGggcagctcagcctggcagacacagtcTTCTCCCAGGAGGGCCACTCAGTGCGGCCGGGAGCCAGGttgtgggggagtgggtctcttgGGAGTCTGGGGCGGTGTTGGGCTGTGAAGAGGTGGGGAAGAtctctgtgtgttggggcactagggagcgggggttctgtgtggggtgctgggcagttgtggtggggcgcTGGGCgaggtggtgttgtgcagggtgctgtgcatttgtggcatggtgggggggggggggcggggcccagggggggggggggggggggggttagggtgggggggggggggggtgcaatgCGTGGTGGGGCATGGACCTTTGtgcgtctggcaactgccggtttgtaaatagtgccctggCACTGGGCTGCGCGGACCATGTCATGTCCCTGGCCGGCCCCTCGCTCTGGAGACCAACACCTCCCCACCGCGCCGtgctccactgcccccagggggGCCCAGGAAAGGTTAATCGGGGAGCGCATCTCCGGAGGGTGATGGGGGAGGCCCTGCCCCTTACCTGCGTCCACAttgaggcccaggccctgggccatGTCCCCCGCCGGGCTGGGGAAAGGGCCCGGCGCCGCCCAGGCCGCGCTGGCGGGCTCGCTCTTGCCCAGCTCGCACTGGGGGCTGCCGGGCGCGGGCGCCGAGGCGGGCGGCAGGCGGTGCGGGCGGACCGAGGCGGCGGGCACCAGCAGCGAGCTGTAGCGGGGGTCGAAGTGGGCGCCGTAGACCTCGTGCATGGCGGCGGGGCGGGGGTAGGTGGAGCCCTGGGCGCCCAGGTAGGGGTGCGGGTGGTGCCAGGGCTCCGGCCCGCCCTGGTGCAGGTGGCCGTGCAGCGCGGCCGGCGAGTAGGGGTCGGCCGCGGCGAAGGGCAGCTCGCTGTGGGCGGCGGCGGCCAGGGGgctgcccaggctgctgctcagggaggCCGGGACGGAGGAGGGCTGGTACGCGCTGTTCCAGAACGAAGCGGGGAAGCTGCGCTGGCTCATCGGGAAGGAGCCgtctggggagagaggagagagagagagggaggagcagcgTGAGCCAGAGAAACCGCCCCTTCTCTGTGCCCCCTGGCACCCCAATAGATCTGCAAACTGGGCACCCCTGAATCGATCCCACGGAGATCCCCAACACCCCCCCAACTATCTAACAGACCCCAACAGCTCACACACCCAATTAATCACCAGAGATCAACTCCCATAGATCCCCTAACGCTATCCATCCAACAGACCCCAACAGCTCACACACCCAATAAATCAGAGATCAGATCCCCAAATAGACCCCCTCCAGCTAACCAGCCAATAGATTCCGAAACAGACCCCCTTCAGCCAACCATTCCAGTAGATCCCCAAGCAGATCCCCTCCAGCTAACATTCCAACAGATCCCCAGACAGCTCTCACACACAATAAATCAGAGATCAATCTCCCTGTAGACCCTCAAACAGATCCTTCTCCGGCTAACCATCTACAGTACTAACCGCCTGTCAGATCCCTGCCTCCAACAGATCCAGAACTTTGTTTCCTTGTGAGTTAAAACAATTGTGGCGTCCAAGTTTTTTTGTGGTTCTTGGAAAAAGCCCTAGATCTACGGGATTTCTTTCCCCCTGGTAGATGAAACAAGTCATTTCTGCTCTGCACAGAGTAATTTCCAGGGGAGGAAAATAAAGACCTTATAGATTTTTAGCAACATGTTTATGTTTTTACTTCGCATTTACATACTCAGCATATAAAGACATCTCTCCTCCCCATGCTCTCTAAAGGCAGGCAGGTCTAGAATGAGGAGGCATTAGGAGTCAGGTCACTTGTTCTCTGAATGACCGTGGGTAATTCCCCCACCTGTAAAGTTGGGCTAATAATGCTTGTCTGCCTCACAGGTGCGCTGCTAACATTTGTAATGTGTTTTGCAGGTCGCTTAGGTCTGTAAGATCTTCCCGGCAGGGACTCTGTATTTTATTTGCCAATCAAGCAATATGCAGGATGAAATAATATTTACCAATAGTGAAGATAACAATGTTAAGTATTATTAATATGGTATGTTGTGCATTCCTAAAGGGAATAAAATGTGCATTAAAGAAGTGTGAGCCAGAGGTAAGTTATCTCTGAATCCCTGGCAAGGATCCTTCAGCTGTATTCAGAGAGTGGGATGTAGCACACCACAGGCACCTCCAGCACAGAATATCTTtcatccctgccaaatttcaactagtatttcatttttataaaccACTGACAGAAATACACGGCGAGATTGGGAAACCTTGAAGCAGAATCTTGGCTAGATTTATAATACAGAGGACTCAAGTCCTTCCCCCcaggcaaatctcccactgaagtgagcAATTTTACCAGTATACGGTATGGGCCAGGGTGTCTAAGAATTTGTAATTGTCATCAGGGTTTCAACCTTGTTATAAACCCAACCCGGTCCAGTTTATCTTTTTGGACGCTAAAATACAGAATATCTGCTCTGAAGTAAAATATATTGTTACACAAGAAAACATTCAGAGGGACTGGGATGGAATGCATTCCTGGGAAATGCTATAAGCTTTATTCTTCGGGGGGAAGTAAGTGGCCGCTAAAGCCTTAAATTTAAAGTTAGCTATTGGCTTAGTCATGATCGCCTTCTCTCCCACATGTTGCTGAGTATGCTGTAGAAAACAGTATCCTTCATAGTGTGATTTCTCATGAATACCCTCTCTGCATGTCTATAGTTCTTGTTTTCTTATAAACCCAAACGCACTTTAGTTAACTTTTTCATAAGCTGCACTGCGGGTTTTCCTCTTCCCCACATAGGACGGACGGGGAATAGAGTCACAAACTTGAAAGGCTGAACGAATATTTTGAAGTCTTGCTATCCTGGATTTAAATAaggtattgtttttatttattttcccgcAGCCCCAAAAGATATGACAATCTATTATATACCTTGAGCTAGATCTATAGATAATATATAATCTGTCTGGGGCGCTGGGACGGGAGCAGTGAAAAtgtttctacatttaaaaaaaaactccctATCAATGTACTAAACTAAAAACCAAGGGCCAGATGGTACTACCCGTTCTGAAGCGCAATGGCATCTACTGGGACTTCTGCTTAAAGacatgataaaaaataaaataagaacgcATGGTAAAAATCAGATAAGAATAGTTCCATGTGGGGAACCTCTGTGTTtttccaagtatcagggggtagccgtgttagtctgtatctacaaaaacaacaaggagtctggtggcaccttaaagactaacagatttatttgggcataagctttcgtgggtaacaacctcacttcttcaggtttttacccacgaaagcttatgcccaaataaatctgttagtctttaaagtgccaccagacaccttgttgtttttgtgtttttcctgTTCCTACAGGTTGAATCACATAGTAATTTCGGAGCCATTGTTTAAATTCCCTACACCAATTTCAGCACCATTGTATAGTCAGTTGCATTTCagtgccatggggggggggggggggggggaatgggggggaagtCTCGGGAGAAAAAATACAAGAAGCTGTTTCTTCGTAAAACAAGAAAATACATCGCTATAATTGTAACTAGACTTAAGTTTTTTCGGAGAAGCTAACATAACGCATTTAAGAGCTGGAATTGCTAACCAGTGGAGAAAATTTTCGCGACAGAATTTGTACAACTCCCACGTATAAGAGCACACATACAGATCAACGTGATTTTAACTGAACAGTCATTTCTCAGTCAGCGATAGATATTTATGAGCACCTACAATTCTGATGGAGTTTAGCAGAATGTATGGGCTCTGCCCTCTAAAAAAAATTACTCCTACTAAACCTAAAATTAACCAAATTCAATTCCCAAAGCTGGGAATATTCGTTGTATAGTTTACATTAAAATGGTTTGCAAAACAAAACCATGGAGCCCGATCCTGTTCCCATTTAATACAGGTAATTTGGGTATTTTTCAGGGAATTTTGCTTGGCAACTTCATTGCATTTTACCAGCCTCCCTCGCGCCCCGCTCCCCCTCTGCCTGGGACAGGGTTTCAACTGCAAGAGCAGAAAACTTCCCATAGGTGGGCTTGCGCTGGCTGGTCGTTGGAGGAGATCGGTTCTAATGAGCCCTTGGAGGGTCGTTTTCCTTTGGCTTTTTTACAGCATCATTTTTGCGTTAGGaaagtgctggggggaggaggggaggaggggaggtttcTCTGGAAGCCGGCGGGTGGAGGGCTCCTTTAGGGCGACCCAAATGCTGCAGGGAGCCTTTTTGGAAAATGTTCTCGGTTTTGTTGGTGGTTGTTTTGTTCACGTCCCTTTTTAGCAAGGCATTATGGGAACCCCAATAGAAAGTGCCCCCAGTGCTCACCCCTCCAAGAGCTGGTGCTCCGTGACGTCTTGGCGCTGGCACTGCTGGGCGAGTAGCTGCTGGGCTGGCTCAAGGCCCGGCTGAAGTGCTCATCTACCACGGAGCTGATGTCCCCTTGGAAGTAAGTAAACAAGACGCACCGGGAGTTGATATACTCGGCCTCGGGGGGGCGCTCCTTCTCGGGGCTGCAGTCTTCCTCCTTGATGCTGGCAGGGGCATGGCTGGAGAAggagctgctgccgctgctggtgcTGGCGCTGCTGGCGCTTTCGGGGGCTTCTTGCATTTTCGAGTAAAAGGCTAGTTTCTGTCAGGAAGGGGGGAAGAAAATAAACCCAGTCACGCAAGGCGGTGTAACGCGGTGCAGTGCCGTTAGATTCAGCTGGCGACGAATATGGGTCCGTCACTGGCCGCTAAATCCATGCCCGCCGTGGGCCATGCGGTATGGATAACAGCGTATTACCCCCGCCAGCCACGACATATGTTCCCCATGAGCTCAGAACAAATCCCCTATTCGCCCCAAGAGCTTCCAGTAGCGATACGCAAGAGGAGGGATGCCTGAAGTCCGCTAGTTACCCCCTATCCCTGGATTTAGCCCCCTTGTTCCCAATCCTAGCGCTAGTGAAATGTCTGGAGAAGTAGCTGATACGTGAGGCGTGTATATACATTGCACCGAAATGCATGGCATGTATGGAGACCTatggagggggagagacaggCGATGCGGGAATGAAGCCTCCTTTGCAATATAGACAGACACTGCACCAAGAAACTGCCAGGAGAAATTAACAAATGCAAAGAATCCGGGAGTGTATCTGACTCGGGGACCAGAGGGAATAACCTTAAAACAAAGCACCACACGAACCGCGGGCAAATGAAAGTTGGAGACTTTTTTGGGGTCTTGCGTTGGAAGGCAGAAGAATGAAGCGAGGTGGGAACGTGCATCGTTTCAATAAATGTAATTGTGCCAACCCAAGCCCGCCCGGTTACCCATAGAAAATCGTTCCTTATCTATTATATCTAGACAGGAAACATTCGAAATAAAAGGGCCGGCGCTGCCCTCAGTCAGatccctgctgaagtcaatggtctCGCAGGAGTGTAACTGATGACAAAAATGTTCCCAAAGAGGGTCTTATAAATTATAACTGGAGAAAAAGATTGGCAGCTTCAAATACAGTTCAGGGGGAAATCACGTACTTGGCAAGCAGGAGCAGAAAGAAACCCACGGTATTTCCTATAAGACTGGATTGTTTTCACTGGgttcttttaaaaactggaattCACTCGAAAGTGTGctaaatgttttccattttttttctagcGTGTCTGCAGCTGTTAAGGGCAGTTTCTTTAGACATGAATGATTGGATTCGGATATTGCAGACAGAGGGGCTTTCAGCTGGGGCTCGGGTACCATGGAGAACTCATGGAAGACAAGCGCTGAGGGGAGAAATTAAGGGAGGCCAAGGGAGGCTCCTCGCTTCGGGCCACCTACTCCGGGCAGGACAGGGGCCTGTTTCAGCGTCCCTGGCCAAGACACGCGACACATTTCAGCATGTCACATCTTCATGGACACCACCTTTCAACTTGGCTTCCAACGCAGCCATTGACTCTGAGTCCCCCTAATGTTAATGCTAAGGAAATGCTaagaaagagaagggggaaaCATCAGCTGTTATTTCTATCCGTTTTTCTAAATCTCCTGCAATAAACTGCAGGTAAATCGGGACGACGTGTGTAATATTCTGCCTGAACAAAGAGGGATCAACTAAACCTTCCCTAGCCATGTGCAAACAAAGCAGACTGAATGCATCGCCCGAACGAGGGGCCCGATTCTGTCCTCAGGACTGCACGCACAGCACCCGAGGACTCCATGGTGTCTGTCCGTGAGGGCAGAAAGGAGCCCTGGTGTTTTTTGGCTATTTTTTCGTTGGTGGAGATTTCCCACTCTCCATTtttggagggaggaaaggagagagggagggagagagaggaagaaagaaagaaagaaagaaagaaagaaagaaagaaagatggttGTTGAACAGGTGCAGTCCCCTTGTAAAGTGAGCTCGGAATCTCGGATCCTATCCGACACAATGAAATAGTCTATGGCTCTGGGTGAAAAGTTCCCCTTATAAGACGGACTTCGTTTGGAACCAAATCTCTCAGTGTTTGGCAGTGTCATTGTATTGAAATACTGGGATTACTTGACACGAATGATAATCTGGCCCGTGCAGAACTAGCCAGCAACATTTTATTCACAAGCACTACAACGCCCacgtttgtttttttaaagaaattaaccCCGCCGTTTACAATTTGGATGGAATTGATTTAATGTTGCGCTAAAAGCTGAGGCCAGTTGGTGTGGAAACGAAAATTGCTTGCCTTCCCCCGACAAACTTTTTTGATATAGTTGAAACAGGAGCAAAGACACAGACTATACAACCCGACGTGAAATAGTTTAGCATCACCTACGACCTAACGTCGTTTGCCTCCAACAAACTAAACGAAAACCTTCCCCA
The nucleotide sequence above comes from Trachemys scripta elegans isolate TJP31775 chromosome 3, CAS_Tse_1.0, whole genome shotgun sequence. Encoded proteins:
- the VGLL2 gene encoding transcription cofactor vestigial-like protein 2 isoform X1, with amino-acid sequence MIQKISSQLPLAMSCLDVMYQVYGPPQPYFAAAYSPYHQKLAFYSKMQEAPESASSASTSSGSSSFSSHAPASIKEEDCSPEKERPPEAEYINSRCVLFTYFQGDISSVVDEHFSRALSQPSSYSPSSASAKTSRSTSSWRDGSFPMSQRSFPASFWNSAYQPSSVPASLSSSLGSPLAAAAHSELPFAAADPYSPAALHGHLHQGGPEPWHHPHPYLGAQGSTYPRPAAMHEVYGAHFDPRYSSLLVPAASVRPHRLPPASAPAPGSPQCELGKSEPASAAWAAPGPFPSPAGDMAQGLGLNVDAARRYSFCGGSLLS
- the VGLL2 gene encoding transcription cofactor vestigial-like protein 2 isoform X2; its protein translation is MIQKISSQLPLAMSCLDVMYQVYGPPQPYFAAAYSPYHQKLAFYSKMQEAPESASSASTSSGSSSFSSHAPASIKEEDCSPEKERPPEAEYINSRCVLFTYFQGDISSVVDEHFSRALSQPSSYSPSSASAKTSRSTSSWRDGSFPMSQRSFPASFWNSAYQPSSVPASLSSSLGSPLAAAAHSELPFAAADPYSPAALHGHLHQGGPEPWHHPHPYLGAQGSTYPRPAAMHEVYGAHFDPRYSSLLVPAASVRPHRLPPASAPAPGSPQCELGKSEPASAAWAAPGPFPSPAGDMAQGLGLNVDAGLQPQDKSKDLYWF